GCGTGCTCGCGAAGCGGCTTCGGTGCGCGAACCCGGCTTCTGCGGGGCCTGCAGGACGCCGGGATACTGCGGATCCACCATCGGCAACAGCCCCACTTGCATCGCTCGGGTGCTACCAGGAGCCATAGGGAATGCCGTGCTCCTTGATGTAGGACTGTGCGGCCTCGGTAGGTGGGCGGTAGTAGCGGCCGCTGGAATTGCCCTCATAAGGCCCGCGTGGATCGATCTTGGCCTGGTAACGGCCTATCTCGATATTCGACAGGCAAGGCCCGCCTACCCAGGCCTTGGCAATGCCGCCCGGGGCCATGCCGATGGAAATCATCTTTCGATAATCGGTTTCCCAGCTTTTTGAACCCTGGCAGTAGGTGCGTTGCGGCTTGACCATCTCGTCACGCACCCATTGCGGAATGGCGACGCGCAGCTTGTAGACCTGCGGCTCCACCAGGGATTGCCA
This genomic window from Pseudomonas furukawaii contains:
- a CDS encoding DUF2931 family protein yields the protein MKRLMLALAIVALAGCAAGQGRPRLPYDYWYVGIGAPRYMEVWVESVDVIDRRGLAYFDIHGGVVAYNDKVPGWYDGGGKMMPVSNVDLPETLFVRWQSLVEPQVYKLRVAIPQWVRDEMVKPQRTYCQGSKSWETDYRKMISIGMAPGGIAKAWVGGPCLSNIEIGRYQAKIDPRGPYEGNSSGRYYRPPTEAAQSYIKEHGIPYGSW